One window of Chthoniobacterales bacterium genomic DNA carries:
- a CDS encoding MSMEG_0567/Sll0786 family nitrogen starvation N-acetyltransferase gives MILERVPPYRPADFVFKVARSPHELAGYWNLRQEVFCEEQHVFGEHDRDAIDERAIPIICATIIAGMVDEVVGAVRIDERSPREWYGSRLCVSRPYRRLLELSPGVSLRNHQPVYKGFGALGAGLIYKAVSLANALGCDRFLANVQEQNARFFQRLHWQTLGEQMLFGRRHIHMEAQLDRYPPAKLVEFEACVDARAKAA, from the coding sequence ATGATTCTCGAACGCGTCCCGCCCTACCGTCCCGCGGATTTCGTCTTCAAGGTTGCCCGGTCGCCGCACGAGCTGGCGGGCTACTGGAATCTTCGCCAGGAGGTCTTCTGCGAGGAACAGCACGTCTTCGGCGAGCACGACCGCGACGCGATCGACGAGCGCGCGATCCCCATTATTTGCGCCACGATCATCGCCGGCATGGTGGACGAAGTCGTGGGCGCCGTGCGCATCGACGAGCGCTCGCCGCGCGAGTGGTATGGCAGCCGGCTGTGCGTGAGCAGGCCGTATCGCCGCCTGCTCGAGCTCAGCCCCGGCGTGAGCCTGCGGAATCACCAGCCCGTCTACAAGGGCTTCGGCGCGCTGGGAGCGGGGCTCATCTACAAGGCGGTCTCCCTCGCGAACGCCCTCGGCTGCGACCGCTTCCTCGCCAACGTGCAGGAGCAGAACGCCCGCTTCTTCCAGCGCCTCCACTGGCAGACGCTCGGCGAGCAGATGCTCTTCGGACGGCGGCACATTCACATGGAAGCCCAGCTCGACCGCTATCCGCCAGCGAAGCTCGTCGAGTTCGAGGCGTGTGTCGATGCCCGGGCCAAAGCCGCTTGA
- a CDS encoding sll0787 family AIR synthase-like protein — protein MPGPKPLDELVRALRAHPNVREKLHIASAYAPALSVAGSVAVGDDASAIPDGDGYLLLAAEGMMEAFIERDPWFAGYCAVMVNISDIAAMGGHPTAIVDVLWAHEDSVVAREIWAGMQAASVAYDVPIVGGHTTRFPAERTPLLAAAVLGRARKLISSFAARPGDDLLMAVDLRAAYRGEGTLFWNASVGSPAGRLRGDLDLLPELAEAGLVTAGKDISNGGVPGTLSMLLATSRCGATLDLDALPQPDGVELERWLLSFPSYGFLLTADPAHTNAVAEKFRERGLTCARIGRLDSGPAIHFTQGGATAEFVRVHGEPWRNP, from the coding sequence ATGCCCGGGCCAAAGCCGCTTGACGAACTCGTTCGCGCCCTGCGCGCGCACCCGAACGTCCGCGAGAAGCTCCACATCGCCTCCGCCTACGCGCCGGCGCTTTCCGTCGCGGGCTCCGTGGCGGTTGGCGACGACGCGTCCGCGATTCCCGACGGGGACGGCTACCTCCTGCTGGCCGCGGAGGGCATGATGGAGGCATTCATCGAGCGCGATCCGTGGTTTGCGGGGTATTGCGCGGTGATGGTCAATATCAGTGACATCGCCGCCATGGGCGGGCATCCCACCGCCATCGTCGATGTGCTTTGGGCCCACGAAGATTCCGTCGTCGCGCGCGAGATCTGGGCCGGGATGCAGGCGGCCAGCGTCGCCTATGACGTGCCCATCGTGGGCGGGCACACCACGCGCTTTCCAGCGGAACGCACGCCGCTGCTTGCCGCGGCGGTGCTTGGCCGTGCGCGAAAGCTGATCAGCAGCTTCGCCGCACGCCCGGGCGACGACCTGCTCATGGCCGTGGATCTGCGCGCCGCCTACCGCGGGGAAGGGACGCTTTTCTGGAACGCCAGCGTCGGCAGCCCCGCCGGGCGTCTGCGCGGCGATCTCGACCTGCTGCCGGAGCTCGCGGAGGCCGGCCTCGTCACCGCCGGGAAGGATATCAGCAACGGCGGCGTGCCCGGCACGCTCTCCATGTTGCTTGCGACATCACGATGCGGCGCGACGCTCGATCTCGACGCGCTCCCGCAGCCCGATGGCGTGGAACTCGAGCGCTGGCTGCTCTCCTTCCCGAGCTACGGATTCCTGCTGACCGCGGACCCCGCGCATACGAATGCCGTGGCCGAGAAGTTTCGCGAGCGCGGACTCACCTGCGCGCGCATCGGCCGGCTCGACTCCGGCCCGGCCATCCATTTCACGCAAGGCGGAGCGACCGCCGAATT